A stretch of DNA from Canis aureus isolate CA01 chromosome 13, VMU_Caureus_v.1.0, whole genome shotgun sequence:
TGTCATGGTGGGCAGGGTGGAAAGAGGATTCCTGAGGTACCTCTTACCCATCCGAGTTAACCTAAGGTCCTAGGGCTgcatcccttttctcttcttgggGGAGATGTGTGCCGACTATGGTGTGGTGTGTCTGGAATGGAGTCAGCTGGGTGTAGCGGTCCAGCCAAAGCAGCCAGACCGGGCgatgaggcctcctgcctggctgccgggcactgtcgTTACAGAACTCCACACAGGAGATGGGGCAGGAGTGTGAGGAACAGAACCTCTGGTCCACCTCCTTGAGGAATGGGATAGTGCCCTGCACAGCTAAAAGAGGCCAGTGCGGACTCGAGGTGAGTGAAGGGCCTGAGGTGATCAagctgggcagggctgctggACTTGAGTGCCTGGCTCGAGCAGAGAGGCCAGGTGCTGAGTCCAAGCCAATGCAGGTGATGGTAACATCTCTGACTCACTGTTCCGACTTGAATAGCTATCTGCACCCTTGGCAACCCAGGAGGAAGAGCTCACCATGGTGCAGGCTATCAGGGTACCCAATATGCTGGAGCAGCCACCTGCCTCAGTGGAGCACCCAGCTTCGGCCCTTGAGAAACACCCTGAATCACATCAAGAAGCCGCCCCAGCTACTATTGTGGGGCCTACTGAAGCTTCAGGTCCTGAGTTGATCAAGCTAGTCAAGGCTGCTGCAGCTGGGTGCTTGGCCCGATCCAAGATGCTAGCTGCTGAGTCCAAACCAATGCATGAGGCAGTCACACCTCTGATTCAGCATCCCGACAAGGAGGACCTACCTGTAACCTTGGCCACCCTGGAGGTAGATCAAGTCCTGGCACATGCAATCCGTTTCCCCCACATGCTGCAGCAGCCACCTATCTCAGGGGAGCAACTAGCTTCCGCTCCTGAACAAGATCCCAAACCACCTCAagagcccgccccagctcctaCTATGGGGCCTGCTGAAGCTTCAGGGCCAGAGGTGATTGAGCCAGTCAAGGCTGCTGGAGTTGAGTGCTTGCCAGGGGCTGAGATGGCACCTGTTGAGTTGAAGCCACTGCAGGTGTTGGTCACACCTCTGATTCACTGTCCCCAACTGGAGGTGCTGCCTGCACCCCTGGCCCCTCCAAAACGTAGGCAGGCCTCAGTGCCCACCCTCGAGTTCATCGAAGGGCCGGTGCATCCACCTGCCTTACTGGAGCAGCCAGCCTCTGCCACCGAGCAGCAGCTCATCATGGCTACAGCCCAACGGAAGGCTTCCCCGCCCCTCTCATTGCACTGTGTCTAATTTTGTTGTGGTTGTCATCAACCTCTATAATTCCTTCATGCATTTTGtttgtaataaaggataagttaactttGGACAAAAACTaactctgatgcttttaaattacacattGTGGTACTCTAGGTCCATTGCCAGTGTTGCACAGGCAAGACCAGAAGGTACATGGGCCACATTTCCACCACAGGGACAACCGACGACTGACCATTCCTCCCTGCTGTCCCTGCAGCCactgcctttctgtctctgctGCCTTTCCTCCTCTGGGATGTACGTGTGCCTGGCGTCCTCGGTATGGCCTCCTGTCTTTGCTGGAGACACGAGAGCAACTCATATTTCTCCCAGTAGTTAAGAaacatatcatttttatttcaaagccaTATTCCTGAGTGAACAAAGATCCTGTGAAGCccccaaatgaaatattttcattatccaGGATAGGGTTCCCTCAATGTCATGTGTCAGGTAATAAAGTAAATGGTTCCTTAAGGTTTCAGACAGACAGTATTTACTTAATTAAATGAGGAttccaacagaaagaaaagaggacatTTACCTTCTACTACCAAGGAATAACTGCCCATTGTACGTGGTTCGGTCCTCCAGGCCTGAAACTGGTAACTGATAACGATACACACATGCCTGTTTTCATCGCCACAGGCTTCATGATAGCCAACGAGACATGCAAAGGGAGTcgaatcagaaaagaaaatcagaaaaataagaaaatcagaaaaaaaagaaatgggagatgagtcagaaagagaaaagacaaataccacatgacatttgcaaatgatacatcagataaaggggtagtatccaaaatatataaagaacttatcaagctTAACACTGAAAAACCatctagttaagaaatgggctGAAGACATGGATAAcca
This window harbors:
- the LOC144281565 gene encoding uncharacterized protein LOC144281565 encodes the protein MGQECEEQNLWSTSLRNGIVPCTAKRGQCGLELSAPLATQEEELTMVQAIRVPNMLEQPPASVEHPASALEKHPESHQEAAPATIVGPTEASGPELIKLVKAAAAGCLARSKMLAAESKPMHEAVTPLIQHPDKEDLPVTLATLEVDQVLAHAIRFPHMLQQPPISGEQLASAPEQDPKPPQEPAPAPTMGPAEASGPEVIEPVKAAGVECLPGAEMAPVELKPLQVLVTPLIHCPQLEVLPAPLAPPKRRQASVPTLEFIEGPVHPPALLEQPASATEQQLIMATAQRKASPPLSLHCV